The following proteins come from a genomic window of Ammospiza nelsoni isolate bAmmNel1 chromosome 6, bAmmNel1.pri, whole genome shotgun sequence:
- the CFL2 gene encoding cofilin-2 isoform X1: protein MASGVTVNDEVIKVFNDMKVRKSSTPEEIKKRKKAVLFCLSDDKKQIIVEEAKQILVGDIGDTVEDPYTAFVKLLPLNDCRYALYDATYETKESKKEDLVFIFWAPESAPLKSKMIYASSKDAIKKKFTGIKHEWQVNGLDDIKDRSTLGEKLGGNVVVSLEGKPL, encoded by the exons ATG GCTTCTGGAGTAACAGTGAACGATGAAGTCATAAAGGTTTTTAATGACATGAAAGTAAGGAAATCTTCAACCCcagaagagattaaaaaaagaaagaaagctgTTCTCTTCTGCTTAAGTGATgacaaaaaacaaataattgtAGAGGAGGCAAAGCAGATATTGGTTGGTGACATTGGTGATACTGTGGAGGACCCCTACACAGCCTTTGTGAAGTTGCTACCTTTGAATGATTGCCGATACGCTTTGTACGATGCCACATACGAGACAAAGGAATCTAAGAAAGAAGACCTGGTATTTATATTCTG ggcTCCTGAAAGTGCACCTTTAAAAAGCAAGATGATCTACGCAAGCTCTAAAGAtgccattaaaaagaaatttacag GTATTAAACATGAGTGGCAAGTAAATGGTTTGGATGATATTAAGGACCGTTCAACACTTGGAGAGAAATTGGGAGGCAACGTGGTAGTTTCACTTGAAGGAAAACCCTTATAA
- the CFL2 gene encoding cofilin-2 isoform X2, whose translation MKVRKSSTPEEIKKRKKAVLFCLSDDKKQIIVEEAKQILVGDIGDTVEDPYTAFVKLLPLNDCRYALYDATYETKESKKEDLVFIFWAPESAPLKSKMIYASSKDAIKKKFTGIKHEWQVNGLDDIKDRSTLGEKLGGNVVVSLEGKPL comes from the exons ATGAAAGTAAGGAAATCTTCAACCCcagaagagattaaaaaaagaaagaaagctgTTCTCTTCTGCTTAAGTGATgacaaaaaacaaataattgtAGAGGAGGCAAAGCAGATATTGGTTGGTGACATTGGTGATACTGTGGAGGACCCCTACACAGCCTTTGTGAAGTTGCTACCTTTGAATGATTGCCGATACGCTTTGTACGATGCCACATACGAGACAAAGGAATCTAAGAAAGAAGACCTGGTATTTATATTCTG ggcTCCTGAAAGTGCACCTTTAAAAAGCAAGATGATCTACGCAAGCTCTAAAGAtgccattaaaaagaaatttacag GTATTAAACATGAGTGGCAAGTAAATGGTTTGGATGATATTAAGGACCGTTCAACACTTGGAGAGAAATTGGGAGGCAACGTGGTAGTTTCACTTGAAGGAAAACCCTTATAA